The Sorangiineae bacterium MSr11367 genome window below encodes:
- a CDS encoding sensor histidine kinase has translation MAAAREPILHSNPSLSVAVVVVTFAGVVSAATSQTNPLSGATLAIVVALAVAYALLGTAGFYAIEQRGTRGQFAGCFAAAVLVGGVAVVLGRGTVRLMLMSVISASVLYLSAGGVILVTLGCAGAVLWSLLLEHWPPFVVAREFVEWGSGAAFVIIFSQMYVSQRRARAEATRLAKELEEFGAAKERNRIAREIHDGLGHYLTVVHVQLEAAQLTLAHDPEKAQGALARARELTHEILGEVRRSVAVLRGSAPRPLVEMLGKLTEECTDAGTPAHLAVEGEVRRLPDPTEYALYRTAQEALTNVRRHARASRVTVTLAFIPGERVRLRIEDDGMGMNGSREGFGLTGVRERADLLAGNIAIRTAPGQGFALEMEVPG, from the coding sequence ATGGCTGCCGCGCGCGAACCGATCCTTCACTCCAATCCGAGCCTCTCCGTGGCCGTGGTGGTGGTGACGTTCGCAGGGGTCGTGAGTGCGGCCACGTCGCAGACCAATCCGCTGTCCGGGGCGACCCTCGCCATCGTCGTGGCGCTGGCCGTCGCGTATGCGTTGCTCGGGACGGCCGGGTTCTATGCCATCGAGCAACGCGGGACGCGAGGGCAGTTCGCGGGATGTTTTGCGGCGGCCGTGCTGGTGGGGGGCGTTGCCGTCGTGCTCGGGCGCGGCACGGTGCGGCTGATGCTCATGTCGGTCATCAGTGCATCCGTGCTCTATCTGTCCGCGGGCGGCGTGATCCTCGTCACACTCGGATGCGCCGGTGCCGTCTTGTGGTCGCTTCTCCTGGAGCACTGGCCTCCATTCGTGGTGGCGCGCGAATTCGTCGAGTGGGGCTCGGGTGCGGCATTCGTCATCATCTTCTCGCAGATGTACGTGTCGCAGCGACGCGCCCGCGCGGAGGCGACGCGGCTGGCCAAGGAGCTCGAGGAGTTCGGCGCCGCCAAGGAGCGCAATCGCATTGCCCGTGAGATCCACGACGGCTTGGGGCATTACCTCACCGTGGTGCACGTGCAGCTCGAGGCCGCGCAGCTCACCCTCGCGCACGATCCAGAGAAGGCGCAGGGCGCACTCGCGCGGGCGCGTGAGCTCACGCACGAGATCCTCGGCGAGGTGCGCCGCAGTGTGGCCGTGCTGCGCGGTTCGGCGCCGCGGCCGCTCGTCGAGATGCTGGGCAAGCTCACCGAAGAGTGCACCGATGCGGGAACCCCCGCGCACCTCGCCGTCGAAGGCGAGGTGCGCAGGCTGCCCGATCCCACCGAGTATGCCCTTTACCGTACCGCCCAGGAGGCGCTGACCAACGTGCGCCGTCATGCGCGCGCATCGCGGGTCACCGTGACCCTCGCGTTCATCCCCGGGGAACGCGTGCGCCTTCGCATCGAGGATGATGGCATGGGGATGAATGGATCGCGCGAGGGCTTCGGCCTCACCGGCGTCCGCGAACGCGCGGACCTCCTCGCGGGGAATATCGCGATTCGGACGGCGCCCGGGCAGGGCTTTGCCCTCGAGATGGAGGTGCCGGGATGA
- a CDS encoding glycoside hydrolase family 16 protein: MVKNHRFDRGVKAMLMAVLLAAMAIAVLPIRDAAAATYGYNIVSSNSVQFYVNDAPWADVHYQINTDGQQNFRMSVNGGNNTYTVNNVPTGATVRYFFTIGNGSGGATDTAWTQFTMGTTTPPPAGNWQVVWEDQFDGSGQPNASNWNYHVGNGLNPGANAFDGWGNGEWEWYRPENAYLQGGNLVIRADYNDTPTNIAGRNWYQRSARITTQGKRSWQYGRIEARIQMPNAVGSWPAFWMMGTSNDATYTSNYGAPIGYYDRMGGNWSSCGEIDIMEHKNSDASTVHNLFWDSRVGVYPWADGQNNNQPTTYGTGNVAQFHLYSIEWDANEIRWYVDRETNPNPVHVINVSAANREEFRKPFFIILNLALGGQFPGAEPNKADFPLYMRVDYVRVWQKT, from the coding sequence ATGGTGAAGAATCATCGATTCGATCGTGGAGTAAAAGCCATGCTGATGGCCGTGTTGCTCGCGGCCATGGCCATCGCCGTCTTGCCGATTCGGGACGCGGCAGCGGCAACGTATGGGTACAACATCGTGTCCTCGAACAGCGTCCAATTCTACGTGAATGACGCACCCTGGGCCGACGTACATTATCAAATCAACACGGACGGGCAGCAGAATTTCCGCATGTCCGTGAACGGCGGCAACAACACGTACACGGTCAATAACGTCCCAACCGGTGCGACGGTCCGGTACTTCTTCACCATCGGAAACGGCAGCGGCGGGGCCACGGACACGGCGTGGACCCAATTCACCATGGGGACCACGACGCCGCCCCCGGCGGGCAACTGGCAAGTCGTTTGGGAGGATCAATTCGACGGAAGCGGGCAGCCCAACGCCTCGAACTGGAACTACCACGTGGGCAACGGCCTCAATCCGGGCGCGAATGCCTTCGATGGGTGGGGTAACGGCGAGTGGGAGTGGTACCGTCCCGAAAACGCTTATTTGCAGGGTGGCAACTTGGTCATCCGCGCCGACTACAACGACACGCCGACGAACATCGCCGGGCGCAATTGGTACCAGCGCTCCGCCCGCATCACCACGCAGGGCAAGCGCTCCTGGCAATACGGACGCATCGAGGCACGCATCCAGATGCCCAACGCCGTGGGTAGCTGGCCCGCATTCTGGATGATGGGCACCTCGAACGACGCCACGTACACCAGCAATTACGGAGCACCCATCGGATATTACGACCGGATGGGAGGCAATTGGTCGAGCTGTGGCGAAATCGATATCATGGAGCACAAAAACAGCGACGCCAGCACCGTTCACAACCTCTTCTGGGATTCCCGCGTCGGCGTGTATCCCTGGGCGGATGGGCAGAACAACAACCAGCCGACCACGTACGGCACGGGCAACGTCGCCCAGTTCCACCTTTACAGCATCGAGTGGGACGCGAACGAGATTCGCTGGTACGTGGACCGGGAGACGAATCCCAATCCCGTTCACGTCATCAATGTTTCTGCAGCCAACCGTGAAGAATTCCGCAAGCCGTTCTTCATCATCCTGAATCTGGCCCTCGGCGGCCAATTCCCGGGCGCAGAACCGAACAAAGCCGACTTCCCGCTCTACATGCGCGTCGACTACGTCCGCGTCTGGCAAAAGACCTGA
- a CDS encoding branched-chain amino acid aminotransferase, which yields MTTKTVWTYYENDWHPGNVRLLGAVTHATWLASLVFDGARAFEGVVPDLDRHCARVNDSARALGFDPTLSGEAIEQIAREGLRKFAPDAAVYVRPMYWAEEYDVGVIVPLASSTAFALCLEEMPMAGASGISITTTQFRRPTLETMPVNAKASCLYPNNARMLREAKSRGFQNALSCDTQGNVAELATANVFMVRGGEVFTPVPNRTFLDGITRQRVIGLLRHAGVTVHETTLTVDDFRQADEIFSTGNVSKVVPIVRFDDRDLEYGPVARKARQLYWDWAHS from the coding sequence ATGACGACCAAAACGGTTTGGACCTACTACGAAAATGACTGGCACCCCGGCAATGTCCGGCTTCTCGGTGCCGTGACGCATGCGACCTGGCTCGCATCCTTGGTATTCGACGGGGCGCGCGCCTTCGAGGGGGTTGTCCCGGATTTGGATCGGCACTGTGCGAGGGTGAACGACAGTGCCCGCGCCCTGGGCTTCGATCCCACCCTATCCGGGGAAGCCATCGAGCAGATTGCACGGGAGGGACTTCGCAAGTTCGCGCCCGATGCGGCGGTTTACGTCCGACCTATGTACTGGGCCGAGGAGTACGACGTCGGCGTCATCGTGCCGTTGGCATCGTCGACGGCCTTCGCCTTGTGCCTCGAAGAAATGCCCATGGCCGGGGCCTCGGGCATCTCCATCACCACCACGCAATTCCGGCGGCCGACCCTGGAGACGATGCCGGTGAATGCGAAAGCCTCCTGCCTTTACCCGAACAATGCGCGCATGCTCCGCGAGGCCAAATCCCGTGGATTCCAGAATGCGCTCTCTTGCGATACGCAGGGCAACGTCGCCGAGCTGGCCACGGCGAACGTCTTCATGGTCCGCGGCGGGGAGGTGTTCACCCCGGTGCCCAATCGCACCTTCTTGGACGGCATCACCCGGCAGCGCGTCATCGGCTTGCTGCGTCATGCCGGCGTGACCGTTCACGAGACGACGTTGACCGTGGACGACTTCCGCCAGGCGGACGAGATCTTCAGCACCGGGAACGTCTCCAAAGTCGTCCCGATCGTGCGCTTCGACGATCGGGACCTGGAATATGGCCCGGTGGCGCGAAAGGCGCGGCAGCTCTATTGGGACTGGGCCCATTCCTGA
- a CDS encoding alpha/beta hydrolase, with translation MKRPIIVALAGAALAVAIFTPTAGATPSTNAITWSGVCSDPALANAGAECGTLDVPLDPANPRGKTITLALSRVRHKVAENAYQGVVLGAPDALTGSGLNMSLLGGRLPNGAGGAYDWIGFARRGQAPSAPAIACNPGYFEYNRPYYVPATPAAEQQWLSRVKGYADACANNAPADLLDHMKTVDMAADMDAIRTALGVERVNVFAQSYGTYLAQVYATKYPGRVRRMVLDSIVDPRRVWYGAGAFDQNVPLERNLEIWFDWLASHDDAYHLGKTRQDLRNVWNAQLQKLATAPAGGVIGPSEWIDVFLFPSYFQQSWPLLGGVLSNWVTNGDAAALKAFFSQVYHSGGEGTYAPQLAQLCTDAPWPTNWAQWHADTVASHAQAPDTTWGQTWANAPCAFWPARSGYPVTVNGSWGQTALLIDETLDAATPFEGSLEVRSRFPSAALISVPGGTNHAGTLSGNGCVDSKIADYLTTGALPRRKPGRMADVECAPLPLPTPTTP, from the coding sequence ATGAAACGTCCGATCATTGTAGCACTTGCGGGCGCGGCCTTGGCCGTCGCCATCTTCACCCCGACGGCGGGCGCGACGCCTTCGACCAACGCCATCACTTGGAGCGGAGTCTGTTCGGATCCCGCCTTGGCCAACGCGGGAGCAGAATGCGGCACGTTGGACGTGCCGCTCGATCCGGCCAATCCTCGCGGAAAGACCATCACCTTGGCCCTCTCCCGGGTGCGGCACAAGGTGGCCGAAAATGCCTATCAAGGTGTCGTCCTCGGCGCGCCGGATGCCCTCACGGGCTCCGGGCTCAACATGTCACTTCTTGGCGGGCGCCTTCCCAATGGGGCGGGCGGTGCGTACGACTGGATCGGTTTTGCGCGGCGAGGCCAGGCGCCCAGTGCACCGGCGATCGCGTGCAATCCAGGGTACTTCGAGTACAACCGTCCCTATTACGTGCCCGCGACGCCGGCCGCCGAGCAGCAGTGGCTCTCGCGCGTGAAGGGGTACGCCGACGCATGTGCGAACAATGCGCCCGCGGATTTGCTGGACCACATGAAGACGGTCGACATGGCCGCCGACATGGATGCCATTCGCACCGCGCTGGGCGTGGAGCGCGTCAATGTCTTTGCGCAGTCGTATGGTACGTACCTCGCGCAGGTGTACGCCACGAAGTACCCAGGCCGGGTTCGGCGGATGGTGCTGGACAGCATCGTCGATCCTCGTCGCGTCTGGTATGGAGCGGGCGCTTTCGACCAGAATGTGCCGCTCGAGCGCAACTTGGAAATCTGGTTCGATTGGCTCGCCTCCCACGACGACGCGTACCATCTCGGCAAAACGCGGCAGGATCTGCGAAACGTGTGGAATGCCCAACTGCAAAAGCTGGCGACGGCACCTGCAGGTGGCGTCATTGGGCCGTCCGAGTGGATCGACGTGTTTCTCTTCCCCTCGTACTTCCAGCAATCGTGGCCGCTGCTCGGCGGGGTGCTCTCAAATTGGGTCACCAACGGTGACGCGGCTGCTCTGAAGGCGTTCTTCTCGCAGGTCTATCACTCGGGCGGGGAAGGCACGTACGCGCCGCAGCTCGCGCAGCTGTGCACCGACGCTCCCTGGCCGACGAACTGGGCACAGTGGCACGCCGACACCGTGGCTTCCCATGCGCAGGCCCCGGATACCACGTGGGGACAAACGTGGGCCAACGCTCCGTGCGCCTTCTGGCCCGCGCGCTCGGGTTATCCGGTGACCGTGAACGGGTCCTGGGGACAGACCGCACTTCTCATCGACGAGACGCTGGATGCGGCGACGCCTTTCGAAGGCAGCCTCGAGGTGCGTTCGCGCTTCCCGAGCGCCGCGTTGATCAGCGTGCCCGGTGGTACGAACCACGCCGGCACGCTAAGCGGCAATGGGTGCGTGGACTCGAAAATCGCCGACTACCTGACGACGGGCGCGTTGCCACGGCGCAAGCCCGGCCGGATGGCCGACGTCGAGTGCGCACCGCTTCCGCTGCCCACCCCGACGACCCCATGA
- a CDS encoding response regulator transcription factor, which produces MIRVLIVDDQALFREGLRTVLGARGVDVVGEASNGEEAVALASELAPDVVLMDLRMPVLDGVEATRRISKLPHAPRVIALTTFDDDASVFEALRAGALGYLLKDTRSEKLVEAIGLAARGEALLQPSIAAKLVSEFARLSAIPKRDAAAELGLSERELAVLRELARGASNKEIAVALSIAEGTVKNHVTSIFTKLGVQDRTQAALKARELGIS; this is translated from the coding sequence ATGATACGCGTCCTCATCGTCGACGATCAGGCGCTGTTTCGCGAAGGACTGCGCACGGTGCTCGGTGCGCGCGGGGTCGATGTGGTGGGGGAGGCTTCGAATGGCGAAGAGGCCGTGGCGCTTGCCTCTGAGCTCGCGCCCGACGTCGTGCTCATGGATCTGCGCATGCCCGTGCTCGACGGTGTGGAGGCCACGCGCCGCATCTCCAAGCTTCCCCACGCGCCGCGCGTGATTGCGCTCACCACCTTCGACGACGATGCATCGGTCTTCGAGGCCCTGCGCGCCGGCGCACTCGGGTATCTGCTCAAGGACACGCGCTCGGAGAAGCTCGTCGAGGCCATCGGCCTTGCGGCGCGCGGTGAGGCGCTGCTGCAACCGAGCATCGCCGCCAAGCTGGTGAGCGAGTTCGCGCGCCTGAGCGCGATACCGAAACGGGATGCTGCCGCGGAGTTGGGACTTTCCGAGCGGGAGCTGGCCGTGCTGCGCGAGCTGGCACGCGGTGCGAGCAACAAGGAAATCGCCGTGGCCTTGTCCATCGCCGAGGGGACGGTGAAGAACCATGTGACGAGCATCTTCACGAAGCTCGGCGTGCAGGATCGCACCCAGGCGGCGCTCAAGGCGCGCGAGCTCGGCATTTCCTGA